One Amycolatopsis sp. NBC_00355 genomic window carries:
- a CDS encoding cold-shock protein produces MAVGTVKWFNSEKGYGFIESTEGPDVFVHYSAIQADGFRTLDEGDRVEFEVQSGRDGRSQAADVRKVS; encoded by the coding sequence GTGGCTGTCGGCACCGTCAAATGGTTCAACTCGGAAAAGGGCTACGGGTTCATCGAATCCACCGAAGGACCAGACGTGTTCGTCCACTATTCCGCCATTCAGGCTGACGGATTCCGCACTTTGGACGAAGGCGACCGGGTGGAGTTCGAAGTGCAGTCCGGCCGGGACGGACGGAGCCAGGCGGCCGACGTGCGGAAGGTGTCGTAA
- the groL gene encoding chaperonin GroEL (60 kDa chaperone family; promotes refolding of misfolded polypeptides especially under stressful conditions; forms two stacked rings of heptamers to form a barrel-shaped 14mer; ends can be capped by GroES; misfolded proteins enter the barrel where they are refolded when GroES binds) has product MAKLIAFDEDARRGLERGLNILAEAVKVTLGPRGRNVVLEKKWGAPTITNDGVSIAKEIELEDPWEKIGAELVKEVAKKTDDVAGDGTTTATVLAQALVKEGLRNVAAGADPISLKRGIEAAVEAIIEQLHKMAVQIETKEQIAATASISAADRTIGELIAEALDKVGKEGVVTVEESNTFGLELELTEGMRFDKGYISGYFVTDPERQEAELEDPYILLFGSKISTVKDVLPLLEKVIQSGKPLLIIAEDVEGEALATLIVNKMRGTFKSVAVKAPGFGDRRKAILQDIAILTGGQVISEDVGLKLENADLSLLGKARKAVITKDETTIVEGAGDADQIQGRVNQIRAEIENSDSDYDREKLQERLAKLAGGVAVIKAGAATEVELKERKHRIEDAVRNAKAAVEEGIVAGGGVALIQAAEAAFAGLKLEGDEATGANIVKVAVEAPLKQIAINAGLEGGVVVEKVKGLPQGHGLNAATGVYEDLLAAGVPDPTKVTRSALQNAASIAALFLTTEAVVADKPEKASAAPADPSGGMGGMDF; this is encoded by the coding sequence ATGGCCAAACTGATCGCGTTCGACGAGGACGCCCGCCGCGGTCTTGAGCGCGGCTTGAACATCCTCGCCGAAGCCGTCAAGGTGACCCTCGGCCCGCGGGGCCGGAACGTCGTGCTCGAGAAGAAGTGGGGCGCGCCGACGATCACCAACGACGGCGTCTCCATCGCCAAGGAGATCGAGCTCGAAGACCCGTGGGAGAAGATCGGGGCCGAGCTCGTCAAGGAAGTTGCCAAGAAGACCGACGACGTCGCGGGTGACGGCACCACCACCGCCACCGTGCTCGCCCAGGCCCTGGTCAAGGAAGGCCTGCGCAACGTTGCCGCCGGCGCCGACCCGATCAGCCTGAAGCGCGGCATCGAAGCGGCCGTCGAGGCCATCATCGAGCAGCTGCACAAGATGGCCGTCCAGATCGAGACCAAGGAGCAGATCGCTGCTACCGCCTCGATCTCGGCCGCTGACCGCACCATCGGCGAGCTGATCGCCGAGGCGCTGGACAAGGTCGGCAAGGAAGGCGTCGTCACCGTCGAGGAGAGCAACACCTTCGGTCTCGAGCTCGAGCTCACCGAGGGCATGCGCTTCGACAAGGGCTACATCTCGGGCTACTTCGTGACGGACCCGGAGCGTCAGGAAGCCGAGCTGGAGGACCCCTACATCCTCCTCTTCGGTTCCAAGATCTCCACCGTCAAGGACGTCCTGCCGCTGCTGGAGAAGGTCATCCAGTCCGGCAAGCCGCTGCTGATCATCGCCGAGGACGTCGAGGGCGAGGCCCTGGCCACCCTCATCGTCAACAAGATGCGCGGCACCTTCAAGTCCGTCGCCGTCAAGGCCCCGGGCTTCGGTGACCGCCGCAAGGCGATCCTGCAGGACATCGCGATCCTGACCGGTGGCCAGGTCATCAGCGAGGACGTCGGCCTCAAGCTGGAGAACGCCGACCTGTCGCTGCTGGGCAAGGCGCGCAAGGCCGTCATCACCAAGGACGAGACGACCATCGTCGAGGGTGCGGGCGACGCCGACCAGATCCAGGGTCGCGTCAACCAGATCCGCGCCGAGATCGAGAACTCGGACTCGGACTACGACCGCGAGAAGCTCCAGGAGCGTCTGGCGAAGCTGGCCGGCGGCGTGGCCGTCATCAAGGCCGGTGCCGCCACCGAGGTCGAGCTGAAGGAGCGCAAGCACCGCATCGAGGATGCCGTGCGCAACGCCAAGGCCGCCGTTGAAGAGGGCATCGTCGCCGGTGGTGGCGTCGCTCTCATCCAGGCTGCCGAGGCTGCCTTCGCCGGTCTGAAGCTCGAGGGCGACGAGGCCACTGGTGCCAACATCGTCAAGGTGGCCGTCGAGGCCCCGCTCAAGCAGATCGCGATCAACGCCGGCCTCGAAGGCGGCGTCGTCGTGGAGAAGGTCAAGGGTCTGCCGCAGGGTCACGGCCTGAACGCCGCCACGGGTGTCTACGAGGACCTGCTCGCCGCCGGCGTGCCGGACCCGACGAAGGTCACCCGCTCCGCGCTGCAGAACGCCGCCTCCATCGCGGCGCTGTTCCTGACCACCGAGGCCGTCGTGGCGGACAAGCCGGAGAAGGCTTCGGCCGCTCCCGCCGACCCGTCCGGTGGCATGGGTGGCATGGACTTCTGA
- a CDS encoding PspC domain-containing protein, producing the protein MTNSVYTPETKKVRRSRTDKMLTGVCGGWSQYLGIDANVLRIGLVAAVFLSAGIAIPIYIAAAILTPEEDS; encoded by the coding sequence ATGACGAACAGCGTGTACACCCCGGAAACCAAGAAGGTCCGCCGCAGCCGTACCGACAAGATGCTCACCGGCGTCTGCGGCGGCTGGTCCCAGTACCTCGGCATCGACGCGAACGTGCTGCGGATCGGGCTCGTCGCCGCCGTTTTCCTCTCCGCCGGGATCGCCATCCCGATCTACATCGCCGCCGCGATTCTGACCCCCGAAGAAGACTCCTGA
- a CDS encoding AIM24 family protein — translation MRVQTRHTPGFGVARVLLDPGEAVQAVPETLLASRFGVTETAAGRGGVRAGKTTMAVYTAPSDGGWIDFAPLRPGDVYPLELRGGTGWSVHREAVLVRPSAVRHDPSWAPLQQLFGADAGFLEHFSGTGPLVLAAPGPVDAFELAQGELVTVRPDYLLAYPDTVQCRLRALDPGGPQSVRTGEGLAVDFAGPGTVLVHARNRRLSQA, via the coding sequence ATGCGCGTCCAGACCCGGCACACGCCGGGCTTCGGCGTCGCCCGGGTGCTGCTCGACCCGGGCGAGGCCGTGCAGGCCGTGCCCGAAACGCTGCTCGCCAGCCGCTTCGGCGTCACCGAAACGGCGGCGGGCCGCGGCGGCGTCCGCGCGGGCAAGACGACGATGGCCGTCTACACCGCACCGTCCGACGGCGGCTGGATCGACTTCGCGCCGCTGCGCCCCGGCGACGTCTACCCGTTGGAACTGCGCGGCGGCACGGGCTGGTCGGTGCACCGCGAAGCCGTGCTCGTGCGCCCCTCGGCGGTTCGCCACGACCCGAGCTGGGCGCCGTTGCAGCAGCTCTTCGGGGCCGACGCGGGGTTCCTCGAGCACTTCAGCGGCACCGGTCCCCTCGTGCTCGCCGCACCCGGGCCGGTGGACGCGTTCGAACTCGCCCAGGGCGAGCTGGTCACCGTCCGCCCGGACTACCTGCTGGCCTATCCGGACACCGTGCAGTGCCGGCTGCGCGCACTCGATCCCGGCGGCCCGCAGTCGGTGCGCACGGGCGAGGGATTGGCAGTCGACTTCGCGGGTCCCGGGACGGTGCTCGTGCACGCGCGGAACCGCCGTCTTTCGCAGGCGTGA
- a CDS encoding serine/threonine-protein kinase: MTGDVSGDLTGRRLGNYRIDGVLGKGGMSVTYKATDVRLGRKVALKVIGDHLGTDAEFRERFVDEARNTSAIDHANVVPLYDFGELDGMLYIAMRMVDGGDLAGLIAGGPIAPARTLTMLDQVADALDTLHNRGLVHLDVKPANVLVTKKETSREHVYVADFGLTRRGATGHRTRGGDFLGSPTYAAPEHLRGEPLDGRTDQYALTCVLYACLTGSPPFKGDVPTVIKGHLNGDPPAISRAVALPPAIDEVIRKGMAKSPADRYPNCVEMIAAARRALGAQAASDTPPGPPGPPGTNPGGIPAPQRPGQVQQGPHQTTAPQQGEGAPVHPYGGQQQPGYGQQPGPQGPGGPGGLGGPGGPGGPPQGPPPGYGYPQQGPPQGMPPQGPYGYQQQGMPQQGPPPGYGPPGDPMRLRPPMPAGGAGAFHQAKSGNTKWIWIVVGAVVVIGAIVTAIILFTGGDSGGGTPTTAPNIPVGPGDSQGNPTSSLNAPPSSISIKPSS, from the coding sequence GTGACAGGCGATGTGTCGGGGGACCTCACCGGTCGCCGGCTGGGCAACTACCGCATCGACGGCGTGCTCGGCAAGGGCGGCATGAGCGTGACCTACAAGGCCACGGACGTGCGCCTGGGCCGGAAAGTGGCGCTGAAGGTCATCGGCGACCACCTCGGGACCGACGCCGAGTTCCGGGAGCGGTTCGTCGACGAGGCGCGCAACACCTCCGCGATCGACCACGCCAATGTCGTGCCGCTGTACGACTTCGGCGAGCTCGACGGCATGCTCTACATCGCCATGCGGATGGTCGACGGCGGTGATCTCGCCGGCCTGATCGCGGGCGGTCCCATCGCGCCCGCGCGCACGCTGACCATGCTCGACCAGGTCGCGGACGCGCTCGACACCCTGCACAACCGTGGTCTGGTCCACCTGGACGTCAAGCCGGCCAACGTGCTCGTGACGAAGAAGGAGACCTCGCGCGAGCACGTGTACGTCGCCGACTTCGGGCTGACGCGCCGCGGCGCGACCGGCCACCGCACCCGCGGCGGCGACTTCCTCGGCTCGCCCACCTACGCGGCGCCGGAGCACCTGCGCGGCGAGCCGCTGGACGGGCGCACCGACCAGTACGCGCTCACGTGCGTCCTCTACGCCTGCCTCACCGGCAGCCCGCCGTTCAAGGGCGACGTCCCGACGGTGATCAAGGGCCACCTCAACGGCGACCCGCCCGCCATCTCCCGCGCTGTCGCGCTGCCGCCGGCGATCGACGAGGTCATCCGCAAGGGCATGGCCAAGAGCCCGGCGGACCGCTACCCCAACTGCGTCGAGATGATCGCGGCCGCCCGCCGCGCGCTCGGCGCCCAGGCGGCGTCGGACACCCCGCCCGGGCCACCCGGTCCGCCGGGGACCAATCCGGGTGGAATCCCCGCGCCGCAGCGTCCTGGTCAGGTACAACAGGGACCGCACCAGACCACGGCACCGCAGCAGGGAGAGGGGGCCCCCGTGCACCCGTACGGAGGACAGCAGCAGCCCGGTTACGGGCAGCAGCCCGGACCGCAGGGCCCGGGTGGCCCCGGCGGCCTCGGTGGCCCTGGCGGCCCTGGTGGCCCGCCGCAGGGCCCGCCCCCCGGTTACGGATACCCCCAGCAGGGCCCGCCCCAGGGGATGCCGCCGCAGGGCCCGTACGGCTACCAGCAGCAGGGCATGCCCCAGCAGGGCCCGCCGCCCGGTTACGGCCCGCCCGGCGACCCGATGCGCCTGCGCCCGCCGATGCCCGCGGGCGGCGCGGGCGCGTTCCACCAGGCGAAGAGCGGCAACACCAAGTGGATCTGGATCGTCGTCGGTGCGGTCGTGGTGATCGGCGCGATCGTGACGGCGATCATCCTGTTCACCGGCGGCGACAGCGGCGGCGGCACCCCGACGACCGCGCCGAACATCCCGGTCGGCCCGGGCGACTCCCAGGGCAACCCGACCTCCTCGCTCAACGCGCCCCCGTCGTCGATCTCCATCAAGCCGAGCTCCTGA